One uncultured Caproiciproducens sp. DNA segment encodes these proteins:
- a CDS encoding nucleotidyltransferase family protein, with translation MNEWKHTLILPSMKIHDAIEIIDRNSLQIAVVANEDGTLLGTVTDGDIRRGILKGIPLNSPVNQIMNPHPVTIPKLNDRKSILNILKANKVRHLPVVDDARHIIGIERLDELLIESHRDNWVVVMAGGLGKRLEPLTNDCPKPMLKIGEKPILETIMEQFVRQGFCRFCFSVNYKSEQIMDYFGNGSKWGAEIHYIDETDRMGTAGSLSLFPFETTEPILVINGDILTKLSFEQMVGFHMEHQAKATIAVTTYDYQVPYGVIKANRDRLVGFEEKPVYASFISGGIYVLNPEILNHIPKNSYFDMNSLFEVMLQNNESVCIFPIREYWIDIGLMKDFYQASIDFNEVFQFDAERSDVQESGVTP, from the coding sequence ATGAATGAATGGAAACACACACTTATCCTTCCCAGCATGAAAATTCATGATGCGATTGAAATCATTGACCGGAATTCCCTGCAAATCGCCGTTGTGGCAAACGAAGATGGAACATTGCTTGGCACCGTTACCGATGGCGATATCCGCCGCGGTATTTTAAAAGGGATTCCCCTGAACAGTCCCGTCAATCAGATAATGAATCCGCATCCGGTCACGATTCCAAAGCTGAATGACCGAAAAAGTATTCTTAATATATTAAAAGCGAATAAAGTCCGTCACCTTCCGGTAGTAGATGACGCGAGGCATATCATAGGCATTGAGCGGCTGGATGAATTGCTCATTGAATCCCACCGCGACAACTGGGTCGTGGTAATGGCAGGCGGGCTAGGCAAACGGCTGGAACCGCTGACCAACGACTGCCCCAAACCAATGCTGAAAATCGGCGAAAAGCCGATACTGGAAACCATTATGGAACAGTTCGTCCGGCAGGGCTTTTGCAGATTCTGTTTTTCCGTCAATTATAAATCAGAGCAGATTATGGATTATTTTGGGAATGGTTCGAAGTGGGGAGCGGAGATCCATTATATTGACGAAACAGACCGTATGGGAACCGCCGGTTCCCTCAGCCTGTTTCCGTTTGAAACGACAGAACCGATTCTTGTTATCAACGGCGATATTCTGACAAAGCTGAGCTTTGAACAGATGGTCGGCTTCCACATGGAACATCAGGCCAAAGCCACAATTGCCGTGACCACCTATGACTATCAGGTGCCATACGGGGTCATCAAAGCGAACCGAGACCGCCTGGTTGGATTCGAGGAAAAACCCGTCTATGCCAGCTTTATCAGCGGCGGAATTTATGTGCTCAATCCGGAAATTCTGAACCATATCCCCAAAAACTCCTATTTCGACATGAACAGCCTGTTTGAGGTGATGCTTCAGAATAACGAATCGGTCTGTATTTTCCCAATCCGTGAATACTGGATTGATATTGGCTTAATGAAGGATTTCTATCAGGCTTCCATAGATTTCAATGAGGTGTTTCAATTTGATGCCGAACGGTCGGATGTACAGGAAAGCGGAGTGACACCATGA
- the neuB gene encoding N-acetylneuraminate synthase — translation MNQKVTVIAEAGVNHNGSLETAKQLIDSAAQAGADAVKFQTFRTDRVMVPDAPKAAYQKKNTAQGETQYEMVKNFELNEPAHRILKEYAKTKGITFISTAFDLESLDLLVSLDVPLLKIASGEITNAPLLLKAARSGKRVLLSVGMADLGEIEEALGVLAFGYLEHTEENGIPCRSAFRQAYYSDAGQAVLSRHVSLLHCTTEYPAPFQEVNLRVLQTLRQCFDLPVGYSDHTPGIAVSLAATALGISILEKHLTLDRNLPGPDHKASLEPLEFAQMVQGIRQVEQSLGRPVKLPSYSELKNRQIARKSIVAACPIERGERYTDRNLAVKRPQGGLSPMEYFDLLGETAGQSYRENEVIL, via the coding sequence ATGAATCAAAAGGTTACCGTTATTGCCGAGGCAGGGGTGAACCATAACGGCTCGCTCGAAACGGCAAAGCAGCTGATTGACTCTGCCGCTCAGGCGGGAGCGGATGCGGTTAAATTCCAGACATTCCGCACAGATCGGGTTATGGTGCCGGACGCGCCGAAAGCCGCTTATCAAAAGAAGAATACAGCGCAGGGCGAAACCCAGTATGAAATGGTAAAAAATTTTGAACTAAACGAACCGGCTCATCGGATTTTAAAGGAATACGCGAAAACAAAGGGAATCACGTTTATTTCTACCGCTTTTGATCTGGAAAGCCTTGATCTTCTCGTGTCATTGGATGTTCCACTGCTGAAAATCGCTTCCGGGGAAATTACCAACGCGCCCCTTTTATTGAAAGCGGCACGCTCCGGTAAAAGAGTCCTGCTGTCTGTCGGCATGGCTGATTTGGGGGAAATCGAAGAAGCACTCGGCGTTCTTGCCTTCGGCTATCTGGAGCACACAGAAGAAAATGGCATCCCCTGCCGGTCGGCTTTCCGGCAGGCCTATTATTCCGACGCAGGTCAGGCCGTTCTGAGCCGGCATGTAAGTCTGCTGCATTGTACAACGGAATATCCCGCCCCATTTCAGGAAGTGAACCTGCGCGTGCTTCAAACCCTGCGGCAATGCTTTGATCTGCCGGTCGGGTACTCCGACCACACCCCGGGTATCGCGGTTTCACTTGCAGCGACGGCGCTGGGCATCTCTATATTGGAAAAGCACCTGACACTTGACCGCAATCTGCCCGGACCTGACCACAAAGCCTCGCTGGAACCATTGGAATTTGCTCAAATGGTACAGGGAATCCGTCAGGTAGAGCAGTCGCTCGGCAGACCGGTTAAACTGCCTTCCTACTCCGAACTGAAGAACCGGCAGATTGCCCGGAAAAGTATTGTTGCGGCGTGCCCAATTGAACGGGGAGAACGCTACACTGACCGAAATTTAGCTGTTAAGCGGCCGCAGGGAGGTCTTTCACCTATGGAATATTTCGACCTTTTGGGCGAAACAGCCGGTCAGTCCTATCGCGAAAACGAGGTGATTCTGTGA
- a CDS encoding 6-hydroxymethylpterin diphosphokinase MptE-like protein, whose translation MTIANQGETKAMYEKNMKLLTPWLRESVSKITEEELREKVEVTYNDEGYPVCLYQEGDVCFHITSENPVQEAEKLCKSIHQQGSAEIFLYGCGFGYTLFELFAHKMPHTLVVVFEQNLYLFKAMLYYFDLSPIMETQKIIFFIGDSSYFKRAFEDLFFSMLFFSTTYPTTVFTLPAVRNFKKEYLEIHRFIFKELTFLMSCIGNSHQDNMIGLQNLVANTKEILKNPYVSCLEEKYQNVPAFIISNGPSLDASMPILKEIQGRGLIIAVESAIVPLTKNGIIPDILVIVERTKYTYLYHFQGRNYSPDIALLALAIADSRIFPSFAGEKIPIFRKGEDLNRWFNRNLGDGSALDAGANVSHLAVGTAMHLGADPIILVGQDLAYGPGGVTHSRDAVASQKKGERARNLLHSIPTVSVEGNNGEMLPSNQLWENFRQGLEHIIEVHPEHHFYNATEGGAKIHGTERATLSQLIKQYCTEPIPRRVNELISENRAIVPLAERRTLLEKFIVDVERYAALFRSLADETNLKRMECEKMIHLCAVEDNEKYYNILNETYQNNITSFYQYADDNLCRYFFQQLNCAYFHQLDRLGAIDTLEKTAQAFGVQSQFYHDLRVVSQSLSVTFEEAADTLKTLLEELRKKGE comes from the coding sequence ATGACGATTGCAAATCAGGGTGAAACAAAAGCCATGTATGAAAAAAATATGAAGCTGCTGACACCGTGGCTGAGAGAATCGGTGTCCAAAATTACAGAAGAAGAGCTCAGGGAAAAAGTGGAAGTCACCTACAATGACGAAGGGTATCCCGTCTGCCTCTACCAAGAGGGGGATGTCTGCTTCCATATTACAAGCGAAAACCCGGTTCAGGAAGCGGAAAAATTGTGTAAATCAATTCACCAGCAGGGTTCGGCCGAAATTTTTCTTTACGGCTGCGGATTCGGATATACGCTGTTTGAACTGTTCGCGCACAAAATGCCCCACACTCTGGTTGTTGTGTTTGAGCAGAATCTTTATCTGTTCAAGGCGATGCTGTATTATTTCGATCTGTCGCCCATCATGGAAACGCAAAAAATAATATTTTTCATTGGGGACAGTTCTTATTTTAAAAGAGCATTTGAAGATTTGTTCTTCAGCATGCTCTTTTTCAGTACGACATATCCAACTACGGTGTTTACCCTGCCCGCAGTGCGGAATTTCAAAAAGGAGTATCTGGAAATTCACCGGTTTATTTTTAAAGAACTGACTTTCCTGATGTCCTGCATAGGAAACAGTCATCAGGATAATATGATCGGCCTGCAAAATTTAGTGGCCAATACCAAAGAGATTTTGAAAAATCCATACGTGAGCTGTCTGGAGGAGAAATACCAGAATGTTCCGGCGTTTATCATTTCAAACGGGCCGTCGCTGGACGCCAGCATGCCCATACTAAAAGAAATTCAAGGCAGGGGTCTGATAATCGCCGTGGAATCGGCCATTGTGCCGCTTACAAAAAATGGCATCATCCCGGATATTCTAGTGATTGTGGAACGGACGAAATACACCTACCTGTACCATTTTCAAGGCCGAAACTATTCGCCGGACATTGCCCTGCTTGCGCTTGCGATAGCTGACTCGAGGATCTTCCCTTCTTTCGCCGGCGAGAAAATTCCCATCTTCCGCAAGGGAGAGGATTTGAACCGTTGGTTCAACCGGAATCTGGGCGACGGGAGCGCGCTGGACGCGGGCGCGAATGTGTCGCATCTTGCGGTGGGCACAGCCATGCACCTGGGCGCCGACCCCATTATTTTAGTCGGGCAGGATCTTGCTTACGGCCCCGGGGGCGTTACACACAGCAGGGACGCGGTTGCCTCGCAGAAAAAAGGAGAACGGGCAAGAAATCTGTTACACTCCATCCCCACGGTTTCTGTGGAAGGAAATAACGGGGAAATGCTTCCCTCCAACCAACTTTGGGAGAATTTCCGGCAGGGTCTGGAACACATCATCGAAGTGCATCCAGAGCATCATTTTTATAACGCCACGGAAGGCGGAGCAAAAATACATGGAACCGAGCGAGCAACGCTTAGTCAACTGATCAAGCAATACTGCACGGAACCGATTCCCCGCCGGGTAAACGAACTGATTTCGGAAAACAGAGCAATTGTCCCTCTTGCAGAACGCAGAACGCTGCTCGAAAAATTCATTGTAGATGTGGAGCGTTATGCAGCTTTGTTCCGAAGTCTGGCTGATGAAACAAATCTAAAAAGGATGGAATGCGAAAAAATGATTCATTTGTGCGCTGTGGAGGACAATGAAAAATATTACAATATTCTGAATGAAACCTATCAGAATAATATTACCTCATTTTATCAATATGCTGATGATAACTTATGCCGCTACTTTTTTCAGCAACTGAACTGCGCTTATTTCCACCAGTTAGACCGGCTGGGTGCGATTGATACACTGGAAAAAACAGCACAGGCCTTTGGCGTTCAAAGCCAGTTTTACCATGATCTGCGCGTGGTCAGCCAAAGCCTGTCCGTTACTTTTGAAGAAGCGGCGGATACTCTAAAAACTCTATTGGAAGAGTTGCGCAAAAAGGGGGAGTAA
- the neuC gene encoding UDP-N-acetylglucosamine 2-epimerase has translation MKRKLCAVTGTRSEYGLLGPLLKAIEKEPCFQIQLVVTGAHLSPEFGLTYREIEQDGFAVERKVELLLSSDTPVGIAKSIGLGIIGFAEVFDQLRPDLLILLGDRYEILAAAQAALVAKIPIAHIGGGDTTEGAFDEAIRHSITKMAHLHFVTNEESALRVRQMGENPAQIYNVGSLGIDGILSLPRMSRAELEQSLGFSLRSKNLLVTFHPATLDTEPSTRQFQELLQALNELGEEFGLIFTKPNADPQSRELIRLTENFTAAHSNAAVYSSLGQIRYFSLIQQVDAVVGNSSSGLYEVPSFHKPTVNIGDRQKGRLLASSVLSCSPKQEEILRTIWKALSLDCTAAVNPYGKGDSANKILTVLNSVPDYNTLLKKRFYINKAGEL, from the coding sequence ATGAAGCGGAAACTATGCGCAGTAACGGGAACCCGTTCCGAATACGGCCTGCTGGGCCCTCTGCTGAAAGCAATTGAAAAAGAACCGTGCTTTCAGATTCAGTTGGTTGTGACGGGTGCGCATCTTTCCCCGGAATTCGGTCTAACCTACCGGGAAATTGAGCAGGATGGTTTCGCCGTTGAACGGAAAGTGGAATTGCTCCTTTCCAGTGATACTCCTGTGGGAATCGCGAAATCCATCGGACTGGGGATTATCGGTTTTGCGGAGGTCTTTGATCAGCTGCGGCCGGATCTTCTTATATTACTCGGCGACCGGTATGAAATTCTGGCAGCGGCACAAGCGGCGCTGGTCGCAAAAATTCCGATTGCCCATATTGGCGGAGGGGATACCACTGAGGGCGCGTTTGACGAAGCCATTCGCCACAGCATTACTAAAATGGCACATTTACACTTTGTTACCAATGAAGAATCCGCCCTGCGAGTCAGGCAGATGGGAGAAAATCCCGCACAGATTTACAATGTGGGAAGTCTTGGCATTGACGGGATCCTCAGTCTGCCGCGCATGAGCCGTGCCGAACTGGAGCAGTCGCTGGGCTTTTCCCTCCGAAGCAAAAATCTTCTAGTCACGTTTCACCCGGCTACTCTCGATACAGAGCCTTCCACCCGCCAGTTTCAAGAACTTCTACAGGCGCTGAATGAGCTTGGAGAGGAATTTGGCTTAATTTTTACGAAACCCAATGCAGACCCGCAAAGCCGGGAACTAATTCGCCTGACAGAGAATTTTACAGCTGCGCATTCTAACGCCGCTGTGTATTCCTCGCTGGGGCAGATCCGATATTTCAGCCTGATTCAGCAGGTGGATGCGGTCGTGGGGAATTCCTCCAGCGGACTGTATGAGGTTCCCTCGTTTCATAAGCCGACGGTCAATATCGGCGATCGCCAGAAAGGGCGGCTGCTCGCGTCCTCCGTGCTCAGCTGTTCGCCTAAACAGGAGGAAATCCTGCGGACAATATGGAAAGCTTTATCCCTAGACTGTACTGCGGCGGTGAATCCCTATGGGAAAGGTGACAGTGCGAATAAAATCCTGACGGTATTAAACTCGGTTCCCGATTATAATACTCTGCTCAAAAAACGGTTTTATATAAACAAAGCAGGTGAACTATGA
- a CDS encoding acylneuraminate cytidylyltransferase family protein, translated as MRRLCTICVRAGSKGVPSKNIRSLLGKPLLAYSILQAKQCGLFEAVAVSSDGEAILQAAKEWGADFCIARPLELASDSAPKIPAIRHCLTETEKRAGHEFDVIADLDATSPLRFVSDIAGAVALLEAGGISNVITGAPARHSPYFNLVEVNETGAVQLSKQLAAPIFCRQDSPNCYDLNGSVYVWRRESLLSCHSAFAKNTQLYVMPPERSADIDSELDFEFVEFLMNKRVQQHGSAVL; from the coding sequence ATGAGACGATTATGCACCATCTGTGTTCGCGCGGGCTCCAAAGGAGTCCCCAGTAAAAATATCCGCAGCCTTCTGGGAAAGCCGTTGCTTGCGTACAGTATTTTACAGGCGAAACAGTGCGGATTGTTTGAGGCAGTCGCAGTCAGCAGCGACGGAGAAGCAATTTTACAGGCCGCAAAGGAGTGGGGTGCGGATTTCTGCATTGCAAGGCCCTTGGAACTGGCTTCCGACAGTGCGCCAAAGATACCAGCCATCCGTCACTGCCTGACAGAAACGGAAAAGCGAGCCGGACATGAATTTGATGTCATTGCGGATCTGGACGCCACCTCTCCCCTGCGCTTTGTCTCCGATATTGCCGGCGCGGTGGCGCTTCTTGAGGCCGGCGGGATTTCCAATGTGATTACCGGGGCGCCCGCGCGCCATTCTCCATATTTTAATCTGGTAGAAGTCAATGAAACGGGAGCGGTGCAGCTTTCCAAGCAGCTGGCTGCCCCCATCTTTTGTCGGCAGGATTCGCCGAACTGTTATGATTTGAACGGTTCCGTCTATGTTTGGCGGCGGGAATCGCTGCTCAGCTGTCATTCAGCTTTTGCGAAGAACACACAGCTTTATGTAATGCCGCCGGAACGTTCCGCAGACATTGATTCGGAACTGGATTTTGAATTTGTAGAATTCTTAATGAATAAGAGAGTCCAGCAGCATGGTTCAGCTGTTTTATAA